TTGCAGGTCCGACCGGACCCGATCTGTACGGTTATTACGCGTACGATGATCTCGACGCAGGCGGACCTGATTTTGATTGGGTGGAGTTGGCCGACGGCACGGGGACAAATCTCAATCTAACGGGTGACAATTGCACGTCGCGCACGCTGCCGTTCAGTATGATGTTCTATGGCAGCTCCGCGAATGAGATTATGATCAGCGCAAACGGACACATCGAAGTCGGCACGCCGTGCACGAACGAGTGGAGCCGCTGGCCGATTCCCGTGCAAGGGTCGCCCGACAATTACATTTCAGTTTTCTGGCAGGACTATCGCCCCGAACAGGGCGGAGGAGTGTGGTATTACAATGACGCCGCACATGGGCGCGTGGTTGTGCAGTGGGAGGACGTGCCTGAATATTTTAACAGCGGACGGGCCACGTTCCAAGTGCATATCTACGATCCCGCTGTGTTCAGCGGAGACGACGGCAACAGCGTGATCGATATCTTCTTCCTCGAATACAGCGGCCGGCTCGAAACGTCGGTTGGAATCGAGAACTCGAGCGGCACGGACGGTTTGCAGTACGCGTTTCAGTTGAACTATAGTCCGGGTGCGGCGCCGATTCGTGCGGGACGCGGGCTGCGTTTTACGACGGATTACATCACGTCTGCGGACGATGTGCCGGGAGTGATGCCGAAGCAATTCGTGTTGCAGCAGAACTACCCGAACCCCTTTAATGCAAGCACGACGTTCCGCTTCGATGTTCCGCAGGAGAGCCGTGTCGCCCTTAAGCTGTTTGATGTCACCGGACGGCAGGTCGCGACGGTCTTCGACGGGCAGGTCAGCGCAGGTCAGCAGTCTGTCAACTTCGACGCGACCGGCTTGGCGACCGGACTTTACTTCGCTCGGTTGGAAGCACAGGGGAAGTCTGTGCAGACGAGAAAGATTCTATTCTTGAAGTAGGCAAGTTCCAATTGACTTGCGAGCAAGATAGAAAGCCCGATGCGAAGCTGCATCGGGCTTTCTGTATACCGAGACCGCTCTCGCGAGGAGCGGTTTACTCGCGTGGTTATGCCGCCGTTTTCGAGAGCGGCAGTTCTGCGATCACTTTTCGCAGTTGGTCAATCGAAAAAGGTTTTTCCAGCAGCGCTTCGGGTCGCGGTGCGGCCAGATTCAGCGCGGCCTTATAGTGCACCCAGCCGGTGATTAGAATGACGGGAACGGCGGGATCGCTTTCTTTGATGTCTTTCAAGAGCAACAGTCCGTTGCGGTTGGGCATGTGAATGTCGGAGATGACCAGCGCGGGGTGGTGCAGCTGAAAGGCCGTCCAAGCCAGTTCACCATCCTCTGCGAGGACAGGTTCATAGCCCAAATCGGTGACACACTGGGCAAGCAAGTCCAACATTCCGCGGTCGTCGTCGACAACGAGGCATTTAGGCATAATTATTTAGCGCTTAGTCGCATTGATTTTCTGAAGATACAACCCTAAAGTGCGCAAAGGATGTGCCGCTCTTTTGCGGGTGGAACTTCAGGAGAGGCAAGCGGGTAAAAGTCTGAACGGCAGCCTCCTGAACAATGTTCAGGGGAAGAGAGGACTAATACGACTCTAACACGGGATGTTTCGCGACAGCAACGCCATGTGAATATGTTGATAAGTCGAGTATTTTCATGATTTTTCAATACACTATTCGGCAGGATTTTTGGCGTTTTCGTGAAACTTTACACATGGCTGAAACGTTCATAACGTATTGACTATCTAAGTAATTGCGGACGGCAAAGATTCGCCACGATTGGTGAAATGTCTTGCTTTTCGGCTTAGATTGTTCTATATTTGCGCAAGTTCCGCAACAGGAAATCAAGGAGAATAACTAATGACTCTTCGCAAAGTTTTGTTGACCGCTCTGGTTTTGGCGGTCGTAGCAGTGCCGATGACGTCGCAGGCGACCGTGACGCGCGTAATCGGCTTGGGCGGCTCGGACGCCAATTTCATCGTCAAGGATGCTTACAACTCAGCCATTTGGCCGCAGTTGGTGAAGCATTATGGCATGCAGTCAGGTGCCGAGTTCTACACCGGTGATGACGGATGGGACTTCCAGAAGGCGTACATCAATTACGACTTTGGCGATGATGCTTCAGTCCTGCAGTTCGCGCTTGACAAGTTGAACTATCGTGACTACGGCTGGATGGCTGGCAACGCACTGTCACGTCTGGACGATGTTCCGGGCGGCTACAACAAGCTGAACGTGACGTACGGTCGTCCGATGGGCGACGACATGTTGATCGGCCTTGCTCTTCATTACGCAGGCAAGACCTATGCGACCAACGAAGACGGCGGCAATATTGATGACTCATACAGCGAGATCGGCTTGCTGCTTGGTTTGACCGCCATGGAAGAGAAGCTGGACGTATCGCTCGGCTTCCAGACGGGCAGCTGGACGGTGGAAGAAGGCGGCTCGACGGTTGCCGAAGGTGACGGCGCGAGCTCGATTATGATTGCCGGCCGCTACTGGCACGAGGCCAGCGACAGCTACAAGCTTGTTCCCAGCCTTGCGATTGGTATGCATACGGACAATGCCAAGGTGGGCGATGCTTCGAACGAGTACAGCTCGACGATGTTCCGTCTCGGTGTCGGCAACAACTGGACGCCGAAGGACGACATGCTGGCGATTGCCGAGTTTGGCGTTCAGAGCTATGGCGAGACGATGAAGATGGGAGCCGGCGAAGAAGTGACCGACTCCGAATTTGACATCTTCTGGCGTCTGGGTATTGAGTCCAAGATTTTCAGCTGGCTGCATGGCCGCTTCGGTGCGGAGCGTGCGTGGGTTGGCGCAACGTGGGAATCGGTCCCTGGCCAGCCCGAGTGGTCGTCCAGCGTGACGAGCACGTTCCTCGGCGCCACGGCGCATTGGAACCGCTTCCAGGCTGACTTGCTGGTGAACCCGTCGTTCCTCGGCTACGGCCCGAACTTCGTGTCCGGCTACAACGACATGATTTTCACGCAGGCTTCGGTGAAGATCAATTTCGATCAGGAATAGTCTGTACGACTCTTGTTTGAGAGAATGCGGGGCGGCCAATCTGGCCGCCCCGCTTTGTTTCCGGCAGCGCGAAAGCGCGTGGTCTGAGATCCATAGTGGTGGTCGCGCACGCTCTTTGCTCCTATGGAGCGTGATTATCCACAGGAGCCGATATGCGACCACTTACACTTGCAATCTGCACGATGATGTTGGTGTTCTTCATCGGGGGGTGCGAAGAAGAAACAACGGAGCCCGCGACGGGGAATCCGACGCTTAGTATTCTCAGTCCTTCTGCGGGCACGGATTTAAGCGGGCTGATTCGCGTTGAGGTTTTCGGCCACGACGCGAGCGGCGGTGCGTTGGACCGAGTCGTCTACTTTGTTGACGACGTGGGCATGTACACCGACCCAAACCCGTCTGCGGCAAGCCCATCCAGCGTTTGGGAGTGGAACAGCGAGTCGGGAGTAGATGGAAACTATTCGCTCAAAGTTGTCGGCTACGACCTGCAGGGGCGCTCGGCGACAGCGCAACGGGAAGTGACTGTCTCGAATGCGGACGCCGCCTCCGGTGTGATTCGCAGCACGGAACACGGGACAATTCGCACGAGGTATGGAGCACAGATACGCGTGCCGCGCGGGGCCGTTCCGCTGTCCGCGCAAGGGCAAACTGCCGCGATGGTGTTCTCGATTGCCCGCGATACAACTGCGACGGCCAGTCCGCCGGCAGGTCAGACGCGAGTCTCGAACTACTATCGCTGCACGCCCGGGGGATTTGTATTCAATTATCCAGTCGAAGTGACGCTGCCATTGCTGGAAGGCGCCGACGTTGACAATCGCGAGGTGATTCTGTACCGCGTGAATCCCACCAGTGGACAGCTTGAGTGCTTTGCAGGCCGCTATGACGAAGCCTTCAATACGATATCTGCTCAGACGCATGAACTGTCGGTATGGTTTGCCGCCGCGCGGAACACCACAGGCGCGTACAGCGGCGGATGGGGATGTATCGCGTTGGAGAACGGAGCGGCGGAAGTGACATCGCTTTGCGTGGAGAGCTATCTGCTGGCTTATCCGGCGCAGGATCAGGCGTATCTACCGGAATACGGGCTGCAAGCACTTTGCGGCTCCAGCATCTACGGAATGGACGAAGTCACGCGGTTCTACTTGCCGCAGGGAGTCTACACGATTTGTATGCAGCGGCGGGAAGTCGACGGCACGTGGCGCAGACAGTCGCGCTCAATCACAATCACTCAGTCAGCGGGGCGGGTTTGGGATGGCATGGCGAGCTGCGAAGCTGAGTGGGACGGCTTTGTCACGGATGGGACGATTTCGCCGCCGGTGAGTGGGAATTGCGGATGTGTTCCTGAGGCGTCGGTTCCGGTTGGAACGGGCGAAGTGCAGGTGACTTTGCAGTGGTTCAACACTCAGTCCATCGATCTCGATTTGTGGGTGTATGAGCCATCCGGCGAGCGTTGCTACTTTGGTCATGCGCGCACCGCAACGGGCGGAGAGCTGGACCGCGATAACCTGTGCGGGAATTACGAAAACGGGACACCGGAGAACATCTTCTGGCAAACTGCTCCGGTGGGGAACTACTCGGTCTGGGTAGACTGGTGGTCTGACTGCGGCAATCAGATTCCGCAACAGGCTTTTAATCTGCGGATTGTGAATAGAAGTTCTGTGGAGATCTACGACCGACTCGTGGGAAGAGATCAGACGGTGGAGGTTGTGCAGTTTCAAGTCATGCCGGGAGGAGCAATACGTTTTGCGCCGCCCGGCGCACTGTTCGAGGCTGACCCGCCTCCGCGATTGGCAAAAGAGTCATTCTTGACCCGGAAATAGAAAGTTTAGAGTGGCGAAACCCCCGACTGGTGTCAAAGTCGGGGGTTTCTATTTGCCAGGCTTTGCGATCATGGGTCCCGCGTCAGATCGCGCTTGGCCTCGGCTGTAGGATGGAAGCGGGCTTTTCGGCCCGTCTACAGAATTGGACAGCCCAAGACGGTTTCGTGTTGCACGGGTCATGTAAAAAAATGAAAGTATGCATCGAGAGGCGTGGCTGTTCACAGCACGGAAGTTTCGCGACAGAATTGCATTAAAGAGTTATAGATTCGGGCATGTCATCAGGTCGGGTGAAGTGTAGAACGAACAGGAACATGCGACAGCCACAGGGTCGCGCCGCGAGAAAGTTATCTAAGGATGTGTTTTGAATTGACTTTAGGATGGGGTTGAGGCTAAATTACCTTCGCACCGTTAGACAAGTGCTGGCGATGCGGCTGACCGAAAGCAGAAGACTTGGAACCCCGCATCGACTCAGCGAGTGCTGACCATGCGGGGTTCAGTGTGAAGAGGCGGGATTGCAAAATGCAATACCCGTCATCTTGGGATGACGGGCTTACTATGGGTGGCGTCTCCCAGATTCGAACTGGGGACACACGGATTTTCAGTCCGTTGCTCTACCAACTGAGCTAAGACGCCGAAGGGAAGACGCTAATTTACTGATCAACTTGGCAATAGTCAAGCCGGATCATAGAGATAGGGATGACGGTTCGAAGCGGGAATCTTGTGGGTGGACGGGTCTGCGCTATAGCTACTATACTTACCACAAGTTTCAGATTAACAAGCATGTGACGATTGATTACTGACCCCATATTAGGGAAAAATCTCGCAGGTGTCCATTGCGGGTCGAGAATTGCAGAACTAATTTGAATTGTATAGGAGGAAATCCGCGAACTTTCCGTCAAGACGTTGTAAATACTGACCCTCCCAATTCAAGAAGGCAGAATGCGCGAGAATTGAGAGGTTGTAAATAGTCGGCTTTGATTGTGAATATAGTGTAGGATCGGAGGAGCATGTGAAAATACTGAATAGTGTGTTAATGACCTTGGCGCTGGTAGTCTGGAGCAGCGTCATGGCGAACGAGCGAAGCAGTCCTCGAGATTTGAATGAATGCAATGTAGATGAGGAAGTCGTCTTGCAGGATAGCGAGAACGGGCAGTATCTCGATTTCGAGATCGAAGATGCGGAAGGTGAATGCGGCCGACGTCCGACCGACGAGTATGTTTTTCAGTTGATCGTGAACGAAGCCGGCCTGTTTACTTTCAGCCTTGATGAGTTTGAGGCGCAAGGCTGGATGTATATTCTGACCGGCTGCTGTGACGGAGAACAACTTTTCCCGCGCGGACTGGTGGAAGACTACAGCTACCTTCGTTGTATCTGGCTCACGCCGGGCACGTACTACTTGCTGATCGAAGGTGAACAAGGTGACTACGTTCTGGGCATCGAGTCCTGCGACCATCCCTGCACTTCGGTTCCGTTCGAAGACGGATTCACGTATGAAGGGAATAGCATCGTCTTTGTTGAGACAGTGGATGCAAGTTCGAGCGAACCGAACTACGGCGGACCCTGGCAAACGGATGGTGTGCCATGCCAAGACGAATCTGCGAATCCGGAATCAGAATGGCGTGGTTTCGGCTACTACAACTGGTATAATCAGGATTTCGGCTGGACCCACCTCTTCGACTTAGAAGGAAACACGTGTGCCGATTACTCGATTGACTCGGCCTTTGTGGTGGTCTGTGCGTATGAGATTGATTATAATCAAGGTGAAGGTCAAGGGAATCCGGCACGCGATGCTTCCTACTGTCAGTGGGACTATTTGAGTGCGATTGAAGGTGATGGTCCGCTCGGCATCCTGAACTGGGATGCCTCGCCCGGAAGCAATCTATCAGTCTCTGAGACGCGGCTCTGGATTCCGACGCAATTTCTGGAAGACGGTCAGGTTGACCTTTGGCTGGATATAGACGCCATGTCAACGACGTGCGCGTGGGCGACGGAAGTTTGGTCATCCAAACTTGTCGTCTACATGAGCTGCAGACAGATTCCTCCGACTCCTGATGGGTATGACTTGGGCGATTTGCCGTCTTTGAGTGGCCAAGAGCAACCGTGCTATCCGACGTATACGCCGGAAAGTGGTGGTCCTGCCAATGCCGTGTATGCAAGTGAGAATCAAGTTGCATGGCTGGGCGAGTGTGTGACGCATGAGTTGTCGCCGCTGATGCCGGACTTCGATGCCTGTGACGACGGAATTTTCTTCGTGCCGGGAAATCATCCTGACGGTGCATGGATGCCGGGGGATGAAGTTTGCGTGGATGTGACCATCACGACGGGTCCGGCGTATGTGCAAGGCACGCCGCTGTTCGTCTGGGGCTGGAAAGACGGAAACCTCGACTGCGACTTTGATGACATATTGAGTCCGGAAGAGGGAGACGAGATCAGCGAGTGCATTATCCCCGGGGAGATGGTGTTCCCCGGCGGGCCGAACATGACCTTCACCCAACGATTCTGCTTCCTTGATCCGGGAGTGCTGGACATGGGTCGTTACGACGGACACTTCCGGTTCAGGTTGTTGTCGGCAGGAGGTGAGATTCCCTCCCGCAACGGACAATATCTTGACTGCAGTTCGGCGCAGACGTTTGTAGATGAGGTGCTGGGCGAAACGGAAGACTATATCATTGAGGACTTCCAGTTGCCGGTTGAACTGCTGTCATTCACCGCAAACGGTCAGAACGGACGAGTTGTTCTGAGCTGGACTACCGCGACAGAGAATGAGAATGACGCATTTGAAGTTCAGCGCTGGGAAGGCAGTGGATGGCGTCGCGCGGGCGACTTAGTGGACGGTGCGGGAACAAGTGCGCGTCAGCGCAGCTATCAATTTGTCGACCACAACGTCACGGCCGGCCAGACGTATCGCTACAGCCTGATTACGATTGATATGCGCGGCAATCGCGTCGTCGTAGGTGAGGTCGAGAGTCTTGTAGAACCGTTGAACGCCGTCGTGGTTGAGTTTGCACTGCATCAGAACTTCCCAAATCCGTTTAACCCGAGCACGCAGATTAGCTATGACCTCGCGCAAGCGGCAAATGTGAATCTTGCGGTGTTCGACCTTTTGGGTCGCCAAGTGGCGACATTGGTCAATGGCTCACAGCAAGCGGGTCGTTATTCGGTGAACTTCGATGCGACCACGCTGCCGAGCGGCATGTATTTCTACCGACTCGAAACTGAGCAGTTCACGGACATCAGGAAGATGATGCTGCTAAAGTAAGGGACTCCGATCTCCCTGAAGTGAAAGACCCCCGGTGGCCGCTCCCCACCGGGGGTTTTGACTTTCCGGCGCATCTGTTGTAAATTGGGAATGATAAGCCGCGAGGAGGGAACTATGCGTGCAATCATTTGGGCTTTGGCGGCAATGGCTCTCGTTATGTGGAGCTGCGACAAGGATAAGAGCGGGGTTGGGCGGCTGGATCAGGTTGTAAGTTTTGCGGACTCCGCGCTGGAGGGAGCGATCCGTGCGGCTTTGCAGAAACCGACGGGTGATCTGACCCTTGGTGACGTGGAAGGATTGCAAAGGCTTAACGGCCAAGAGTGGGGAATTCGGAATCTTGAGGGAATTGAGCGGCTCCGCTCGCTTAACTATCTCAATCTGCGATATAATCTGATTGAGACGATCGCTCCGTTGGCGGAATTAACTGAACTCGACTCAATACTACTGGATAACAATCAGATTTCTGATTGGAGTCCTCTCGGCTCCTTGGTAACGATACGTTACGTGTCAATCGGCGGAAACAACGCTCCGGATCTCAGTCCTCTGTCTATGCTGACGGTCATGAGCTATTTGAACGCTTCGTACACGGGTGCAACCAGCGGGGAGCCGCTGCGAAGTTGTCAGGGGCTGCGATCGTTGCATATGGACGGAAATGCGTTTGAAGACATTGAGTTTGTCCGCGGCTTGCCGCAATTGCAGGTATTGACGACCGCGAACTCTCAGGTTAGCGACCTGTCGCCGCTGCAGAACACCGCGAATCTTCGTGAGCTGGATATCCACAACACACCGGTGACGGATATCAGCGCGCTGAGCCAAACGAGATTCCTGAGGCGCTTATCGGCGTGGCAGTGCAATATTGCGGACGTGGAGCCATTGCGCGGTTTGACGGGGCTGGAGTTTCTCGAATTGTCCTTGAACGCGATTTCGAATGTGGAGCCACTGAGGAATCTGACGAACCTGACTTCGCTCATGTTGTCCGACAATCAGATTACAGACGTGTCCATGTTGAGCGGGCTATCGAACGTGGACAGTCTGCGTCTCGGAGCGAACCAGATTACAAGTATCTCCGCGCTCTCGCAAATGACAAGCATGAGCTATGTCGTGCTGTCGAATAACCAGATTGCGGATCTCAGGCCGCTTGACCAGAATAGCGGGCTTGGGCAATTCGATCAGGTCTACGTGCAGAATAATCCGCTTTCAGACAGTTCGCGTTTCTATTGGATACCGCGGCTTGAAGCGCGCGGCGTTATCGTCTACGATTAAGCAACAGGACGGAAGTCTTTGCGGCATTGGCTGATTACCACGACGCTAAACAACAACCTGCTGAAGGCCAAACTTCCGCCGCTGCTCGAGGCACTGCCGGACCTGGAGATAACGTTTGTCACGGATCGAATCGGCCCGCAGATGGAACGCGTCCGGTGGGTTGTTCCGCCGCGCTGGCTGCACAGGTTAGCTGGGCGACTGATCTCCCGTGAGTTAGTCTTGTGGCGCGAGATTTCCCGCAAGCAAGTCGAGCGGGTGATGGTGTATAATGCGGTGCCGCACT
This sequence is a window from bacterium. Protein-coding genes within it:
- a CDS encoding response regulator, with amino-acid sequence MPKCLVVDDDRGMLDLLAQCVTDLGYEPVLAEDGELAWTAFQLHHPALVISDIHMPNRNGLLLLKDIKESDPAVPVILITGWVHYKAALNLAAPRPEALLEKPFSIDQLRKVIAELPLSKTAA
- a CDS encoding T9SS type A sorting domain-containing protein, producing the protein MKILNSVLMTLALVVWSSVMANERSSPRDLNECNVDEEVVLQDSENGQYLDFEIEDAEGECGRRPTDEYVFQLIVNEAGLFTFSLDEFEAQGWMYILTGCCDGEQLFPRGLVEDYSYLRCIWLTPGTYYLLIEGEQGDYVLGIESCDHPCTSVPFEDGFTYEGNSIVFVETVDASSSEPNYGGPWQTDGVPCQDESANPESEWRGFGYYNWYNQDFGWTHLFDLEGNTCADYSIDSAFVVVCAYEIDYNQGEGQGNPARDASYCQWDYLSAIEGDGPLGILNWDASPGSNLSVSETRLWIPTQFLEDGQVDLWLDIDAMSTTCAWATEVWSSKLVVYMSCRQIPPTPDGYDLGDLPSLSGQEQPCYPTYTPESGGPANAVYASENQVAWLGECVTHELSPLMPDFDACDDGIFFVPGNHPDGAWMPGDEVCVDVTITTGPAYVQGTPLFVWGWKDGNLDCDFDDILSPEEGDEISECIIPGEMVFPGGPNMTFTQRFCFLDPGVLDMGRYDGHFRFRLLSAGGEIPSRNGQYLDCSSAQTFVDEVLGETEDYIIEDFQLPVELLSFTANGQNGRVVLSWTTATENENDAFEVQRWEGSGWRRAGDLVDGAGTSARQRSYQFVDHNVTAGQTYRYSLITIDMRGNRVVVGEVESLVEPLNAVVVEFALHQNFPNPFNPSTQISYDLAQAANVNLAVFDLLGRQVATLVNGSQQAGRYSVNFDATTLPSGMYFYRLETEQFTDIRKMMLLK
- a CDS encoding leucine-rich repeat domain-containing protein translates to MRAIIWALAAMALVMWSCDKDKSGVGRLDQVVSFADSALEGAIRAALQKPTGDLTLGDVEGLQRLNGQEWGIRNLEGIERLRSLNYLNLRYNLIETIAPLAELTELDSILLDNNQISDWSPLGSLVTIRYVSIGGNNAPDLSPLSMLTVMSYLNASYTGATSGEPLRSCQGLRSLHMDGNAFEDIEFVRGLPQLQVLTTANSQVSDLSPLQNTANLRELDIHNTPVTDISALSQTRFLRRLSAWQCNIADVEPLRGLTGLEFLELSLNAISNVEPLRNLTNLTSLMLSDNQITDVSMLSGLSNVDSLRLGANQITSISALSQMTSMSYVVLSNNQIADLRPLDQNSGLGQFDQVYVQNNPLSDSSRFYWIPRLEARGVIVYD